One region of Bacteroidota bacterium genomic DNA includes:
- a CDS encoding tail fiber domain-containing protein: MKAKAIALLIVLSVVGVFVAEAQVPRFISYQGSLTDSTGMPKPDGNYTFTFRLYVDSTGGTPLWTNQQTLQLMRGLFSARLGGQLGFESLFSGLRWLSIQLAGESEITKRIPLASTAYSFRSVKADTASVALSAPAQQTVDSARIAGTVPDNAITSAKILNGTIQRLDVAANFKSPQADSADYVRNLPPIDSARIAGTVPDNAITSAKILNGTIQRLDVAANFKSPQSDSADYVKNLPPIDSARIAGTVPDDAITSAKILNGTIQRVDVATNFKAPLSDTSDFVRTAPPIPAGSIDSSKLSVNSVVNSRILNNTITSTKIAAGQVVKGINSVRDELRLVGRGSATVTTSNDTIYIDAAGGGGSGIQGIQNTNNTLTILNPTGPTATINVRDQGIGTLQLTDNAVGTSKIADGAVTQLKIAAGVVLPPGGAAGGDLTGDFPNPTIAANAITTTKILNGAVTQAKIAAGVALPPSGTAGGDLTGTYPNPTVANSAITTAKLLDGAVTQAKIGAGVTLPPGGAAGGDLTGTYPNPVITTNAVTSVKILNAAVTNTKIADGAVGTTKIADAAITQAKIAAGVVLPPGGNAGGDLTGTYPNPTIAANAVTSAKIIDGAVTQSKIGAGVTLPPSGTAGGDLTGTFPAPVIATNAVTSAKILNGAVTQAKIAAGVTLPPSGNAGGDLSGTYPNPVVKGLFNRAIADSTPFHNQVLKWDNKMLQWIPGNDEIGGFGTVTSVAAGTPGTPTGTSGLTFSPNPITTTGTLAIATAGVDSFKLASNSVTSAKIADGSILFQDIGQNGAAAGQVMKWTGSTWAPRNDSVSSGITGTGANGRVAFWTGATSMFSDSNLFWNNSLARLGVGTTAPYTQLTLSNTLGFKNSTAPMTYIFESGSTNPSRLVAAHSPAFAAWGLAYNDVTDQMIFQQSNTLPAVSVGISSLSLGIGTSTHEGALDVRGGTVVQNTSATNSNDITIKRPGSVSPSNVRFVLSQRSTNRDFWIFGEDGTGLFRNFVGFNYSANRVSFPADSNTLLIDNVFQSVGIRTSSPTAALDVNGGIRARLLSTGTGASVFVDVAGNLLQSGSSIRYKKNIRQLEPSSVLDLNPVRFQWKSTDEEDVGLIAEEVVKVVPDLVFHNNEGTPEGVKYDKLALYLLNVIKDQQKQIQELQSAVKSLQSSSSLGAK, encoded by the coding sequence ATGAAAGCAAAAGCCATTGCTTTGCTGATTGTTCTGTCGGTGGTCGGCGTGTTTGTCGCGGAAGCTCAGGTTCCGCGCTTCATTTCGTACCAGGGATCCCTCACCGATAGTACCGGGATGCCAAAGCCCGACGGCAACTACACGTTCACATTCCGTTTGTATGTCGATAGCACGGGCGGCACTCCACTCTGGACGAATCAACAAACGTTGCAACTCATGCGCGGCCTCTTCTCTGCACGGCTGGGTGGACAACTGGGATTCGAATCACTTTTCTCGGGATTGCGTTGGCTGAGTATTCAACTTGCGGGGGAATCCGAAATCACGAAACGCATACCCCTTGCTTCCACGGCTTACAGTTTTCGATCAGTTAAAGCGGACACGGCTTCTGTTGCCCTGAGCGCTCCGGCACAGCAGACTGTCGATAGCGCCCGCATTGCTGGCACCGTACCGGACAATGCGATCACTTCCGCAAAGATACTGAACGGGACGATACAACGGCTCGATGTTGCAGCAAATTTCAAATCTCCTCAAGCCGACTCGGCCGATTATGTCAGAAATCTTCCGCCAATCGACAGTGCCCGGATTGCGGGAACGGTTCCCGATAACGCCATAACTTCTGCGAAGATTCTGAACGGGACGATTCAACGGCTCGATGTCGCGGCAAACTTCAAATCTCCTCAATCCGACTCGGCCGATTATGTCAAGAATCTTCCGCCAATTGACAGCGCTCGCATAGCCGGGACCGTGCCCGATGACGCCATAACTTCTGCAAAGATTCTAAACGGGACGATTCAACGAGTGGATGTGGCAACGAATTTCAAGGCGCCCCTTTCCGATACATCGGATTTCGTCAGAACAGCTCCGCCGATTCCGGCCGGTTCGATCGACAGCAGCAAGCTCTCTGTAAACTCTGTCGTGAACTCAAGAATTCTCAACAATACGATTACCTCTACGAAAATTGCAGCGGGGCAAGTAGTGAAAGGGATTAATAGTGTGAGGGATGAACTTCGCCTTGTCGGGCGGGGATCGGCAACAGTAACAACCAGCAATGATACAATTTACATTGATGCTGCAGGCGGCGGCGGAAGCGGAATACAAGGGATTCAGAATACCAACAATACCTTGACAATTCTCAACCCGACGGGCCCGACTGCGACAATCAACGTGAGAGATCAGGGGATTGGAACACTGCAACTTACCGACAATGCCGTTGGTACGTCGAAAATTGCCGATGGAGCCGTGACTCAGTTAAAAATCGCTGCGGGTGTCGTACTTCCTCCGGGAGGCGCGGCTGGCGGCGACTTGACGGGAGATTTTCCAAACCCGACTATTGCGGCCAATGCCATCACCACCACTAAAATTCTGAACGGTGCAGTCACGCAGGCGAAAATTGCTGCCGGCGTTGCGTTGCCACCAAGCGGCACCGCGGGAGGTGACTTAACCGGAACGTACCCCAACCCAACCGTTGCGAACAGCGCCATCACCACTGCAAAACTCCTTGACGGAGCGGTGACTCAAGCGAAGATCGGTGCCGGTGTGACTCTGCCGCCGGGTGGGGCTGCGGGCGGCGATTTGACGGGAACATATCCCAATCCCGTGATTACCACAAATGCGGTAACGTCTGTCAAGATCCTCAACGCGGCCGTCACCAACACGAAAATCGCTGATGGGGCAGTTGGCACAACAAAAATTGCGGATGCTGCCATTACTCAAGCAAAGATCGCAGCGGGAGTAGTCTTGCCACCGGGTGGTAATGCGGGAGGCGATCTGACGGGTACGTATCCAAATCCTACGATTGCCGCAAATGCGGTAACTTCCGCCAAGATAATAGATGGCGCTGTTACGCAGTCAAAGATCGGAGCCGGGGTTACGCTGCCGCCAAGTGGAACGGCAGGCGGTGATTTGACCGGAACCTTTCCTGCTCCTGTTATTGCAACAAACGCAGTCACATCGGCCAAAATTCTCAATGGCGCTGTCACTCAGGCAAAGATCGCGGCAGGCGTAACTCTGCCGCCGAGCGGAAATGCAGGAGGGGACTTGTCCGGTACCTATCCCAATCCTGTGGTCAAAGGATTGTTCAACAGGGCCATTGCAGATTCAACGCCGTTTCACAATCAGGTGCTGAAGTGGGACAACAAAATGCTTCAGTGGATTCCGGGAAACGACGAGATCGGGGGATTCGGTACAGTGACCAGTGTTGCGGCGGGAACTCCGGGTACGCCAACGGGAACCAGCGGCCTGACATTTTCTCCGAATCCGATCACAACAACCGGCACGCTTGCAATCGCAACTGCCGGCGTTGACAGCTTCAAGCTTGCCTCAAATTCGGTGACATCTGCGAAGATTGCCGATGGTTCGATTCTCTTTCAGGATATCGGGCAGAATGGCGCCGCTGCCGGACAAGTGATGAAATGGACAGGCTCGACGTGGGCCCCCCGTAATGACTCCGTCAGCAGCGGAATAACTGGAACCGGCGCAAACGGACGCGTGGCATTTTGGACTGGAGCAACCTCGATGTTCAGCGACAGCAATTTATTCTGGAACAACAGCCTTGCACGACTCGGTGTCGGAACGACTGCACCCTACACACAACTCACCCTATCGAACACATTAGGATTCAAGAACAGTACCGCTCCGATGACCTACATCTTCGAGTCCGGCTCAACAAACCCCTCGCGGTTGGTTGCGGCGCATTCACCGGCGTTTGCGGCGTGGGGACTTGCGTACAACGATGTTACCGATCAGATGATCTTTCAACAGAGCAACACTCTCCCGGCAGTATCGGTCGGAATTTCCAGCCTTTCCCTCGGTATCGGCACGTCAACTCACGAAGGGGCACTTGATGTACGAGGCGGCACTGTTGTGCAGAATACCAGCGCGACGAACTCCAACGACATCACCATCAAGCGGCCGGGGAGTGTCTCGCCTTCGAATGTCCGGTTCGTACTGTCGCAACGCTCGACAAACAGGGATTTCTGGATTTTTGGAGAAGATGGGACGGGGCTGTTCAGGAATTTTGTCGGATTCAATTACTCTGCAAACAGAGTTTCATTTCCGGCAGACTCAAACACGTTGCTGATTGATAATGTGTTTCAGAGTGTCGGAATCAGAACGTCAAGTCCGACAGCTGCGCTTGATGTGAACGGTGGCATTCGTGCACGGCTTCTCAGCACAGGAACGGGCGCTTCCGTTTTCGTGGATGTGGCAGGAAATCTGCTGCAATCAGGGTCCAGTATCCGGTACAAGAAGAACATCCGCCAGCTCGAACCCTCGTCTGTGCTTGACTTGAATCCCGTGCGTTTCCAATGGAAATCGACAGATGAAGAAGATGTCGGGTTGATTGCAGAGGAGGTCGTGAAGGTCGTGCCCGATCTTGTCTTTCATAACAACGAAGGAACTCCTGAAGGCGTGAAGTACGACAAGCTTGCTCTCTACCTGCTGAACGTTATCAAGGATCAACAAAAACAGATTCAGGAATTACAGTCGGCTGTCAAATCTCTCCAGTCATCATCTTCGCTCGGTGCCAAATGA
- a CDS encoding dipeptide epimerase, whose product MQLRFSSYTLELRHAFTVSTYSRTTTPVMIVEAEEEGIIGYGEASMPPYLGETPESATTFLSRVDLDKYANPAAFDDILKGIDAIAPGNHAAKAAVDIALHDWLGKKLGFAWHQAWGLDPSKTPVTTFTIGIESDKDLLRQRVREADTFKVLKVKLGSKNDTDIVTSIRQVTDKPLRVDVNQGWKNKEKSLEMIQWLSTQGVELVEQPLPKEMIDEQAWLKERSPLPIIADEAVSRLSDIANVVGLYDGINIKLMKCTGMHEAYMMILLARALDLKVMLGCMTETSCAISAATQLSPLADYADLDGAALISNDPFAGTTIAEGKLNMPGGFGIGVSPKH is encoded by the coding sequence GTGCAACTGCGATTCTCTTCTTACACACTCGAACTTCGTCATGCGTTTACAGTTTCAACGTATTCGCGCACGACTACTCCTGTAATGATTGTGGAGGCGGAGGAGGAGGGCATTATCGGCTACGGTGAGGCCTCGATGCCGCCGTATCTGGGCGAAACTCCCGAATCGGCAACTACATTTCTTTCACGAGTTGATCTGGATAAATATGCGAATCCTGCTGCCTTTGATGATATTCTGAAGGGTATTGATGCAATCGCTCCCGGTAATCATGCAGCAAAGGCTGCAGTCGACATCGCATTGCACGATTGGCTCGGCAAGAAACTCGGGTTTGCGTGGCATCAGGCGTGGGGACTTGATCCGTCAAAGACACCTGTGACGACTTTCACGATTGGTATTGAGAGTGATAAGGATCTCCTCCGGCAAAGGGTACGTGAGGCTGACACCTTCAAAGTCCTAAAAGTAAAATTGGGGAGTAAGAACGACACGGATATTGTCACGTCAATTCGGCAAGTAACGGACAAACCGTTGCGAGTTGATGTGAATCAGGGATGGAAGAACAAGGAGAAGTCTCTGGAAATGATACAATGGCTTTCAACTCAAGGTGTCGAACTTGTTGAACAGCCTTTGCCAAAAGAGATGATTGATGAACAGGCGTGGTTGAAGGAACGAAGTCCGCTGCCCATTATTGCGGACGAGGCAGTCTCACGCCTATCCGACATCGCAAATGTAGTGGGCCTCTATGATGGCATAAACATCAAATTGATGAAATGTACCGGCATGCACGAGGCGTACATGATGATTCTGCTTGCCCGGGCTCTCGACCTGAAAGTGATGCTCGGTTGCATGACGGAGACATCCTGCGCAATCTCGGCTGCAACGCAATTGTCGCCACTTGCAGATTACGCCGATCTTGATGGAGCGGCGCTCATCTCGAACGATCCGTTCGCTGGAACGACAATTGCTGAGGGCAAGCTTAACATGCCGGGGGGATTCGGAATAGGCGTTAGCCCGAAACACTAA
- the acs gene encoding acetate--CoA ligase codes for MADKTLSGEIFHPTEEAIRHAHVKDWDKMREEAERDLEGFWAKEANELHWFQHWDKVLDDSKKPFFQWFVGGKTNIVYNCLDRHAETARRNKLALLWEGEKGEFRSFSYFALRREVCRFANVLKSLGVQKGDRVTIYMGRVPELPIAMLAAARIGAVHSVVYGGFTVEALAERIEDSESKVLITCDGAYQRGKIVPLKQIADEAVQRAGTIESVLVVKRTGEPVNMEQGRDLWYHELMMLPIANGACQIEVMDAEDPLYMLYTSGTTGKPKAILHTHGGYMVGTYTTLKYVFDIHEEDRFWCAADPGWVTGHSYIVYGPLLNGATSFMYEGAPTYPYPNRWWQMIEKYGINILYTAPTAIRGLMRFGEAWPNRHDLSSLRLLGSVGEPINPEAWKWYHRVIGKGRCPIMDTWWQTETGMFMITPMPCVPLKPGSGTRPFPGLKMDILSEEGKPVKPNEEGFLVIKTPWPAMLRTLYKDPERYVQQYWSKYPGMYMTGDSARRDEDGYYWIIGRVDDVIKVSGYRLGTAEIESALVSHHAVAEAAAIGLPHEVKGNAIHAYVLLKAGQAKADTLVEDLRQHVSKELGPIAKPEHIEIVDSLPKTRSGKIMRRVLKARALGQDPGNITTLEE; via the coding sequence ATGGCAGACAAGACTCTTTCCGGCGAAATTTTTCATCCGACTGAGGAAGCAATCCGGCACGCGCATGTGAAAGATTGGGACAAAATGCGCGAGGAGGCGGAACGTGATTTAGAAGGATTCTGGGCGAAAGAGGCCAACGAGTTGCATTGGTTTCAACATTGGGATAAGGTGTTGGATGATTCGAAGAAGCCCTTCTTTCAATGGTTTGTCGGCGGAAAGACGAACATTGTGTACAACTGCCTTGATCGTCATGCCGAAACTGCACGGCGGAACAAGCTTGCTTTGTTGTGGGAGGGAGAGAAGGGAGAGTTTCGTTCGTTCTCGTATTTTGCGTTGCGACGCGAAGTCTGCCGCTTTGCCAACGTGTTGAAGAGTCTCGGCGTACAGAAGGGCGACCGCGTTACAATCTACATGGGGCGTGTACCTGAACTGCCCATTGCTATGCTTGCAGCAGCGCGTATTGGCGCAGTGCATTCTGTAGTCTACGGCGGCTTCACCGTCGAAGCTCTCGCTGAAAGAATTGAAGACAGCGAATCGAAAGTTCTGATCACCTGCGACGGTGCCTATCAGCGCGGCAAGATTGTTCCGCTCAAGCAAATCGCCGATGAAGCGGTTCAGCGGGCGGGAACGATTGAGAGTGTGCTTGTTGTGAAGCGTACCGGCGAGCCCGTGAACATGGAGCAGGGAAGGGATTTGTGGTATCACGAGTTGATGATGCTGCCGATTGCAAACGGCGCCTGCCAGATTGAAGTGATGGATGCGGAAGACCCGTTGTACATGCTTTACACATCCGGCACAACGGGAAAGCCGAAAGCCATTCTTCACACGCACGGCGGCTATATGGTCGGCACCTACACGACGCTCAAGTATGTGTTTGATATTCATGAAGAAGATCGTTTCTGGTGTGCCGCAGATCCCGGCTGGGTGACGGGACATAGCTACATTGTGTACGGCCCGCTACTGAATGGGGCGACATCGTTCATGTATGAAGGGGCGCCAACGTATCCGTACCCCAATCGTTGGTGGCAGATGATCGAGAAGTACGGCATCAACATTCTCTACACGGCACCGACGGCGATTCGCGGCCTGATGCGCTTCGGCGAGGCGTGGCCCAACCGGCATGACTTGTCGTCGTTGCGACTTCTTGGTTCCGTCGGCGAGCCGATCAATCCCGAAGCGTGGAAATGGTATCACCGCGTCATCGGCAAAGGACGATGCCCGATTATGGATACGTGGTGGCAAACCGAGACTGGAATGTTCATGATTACTCCGATGCCGTGTGTGCCGTTGAAACCCGGCTCCGGTACCCGGCCTTTCCCCGGGTTGAAGATGGATATTTTGAGTGAAGAAGGAAAACCCGTGAAACCGAACGAAGAAGGTTTCCTCGTCATCAAAACACCGTGGCCTGCAATGCTTCGCACACTTTACAAAGACCCCGAACGCTACGTGCAACAGTACTGGTCAAAATATCCAGGCATGTACATGACGGGTGATTCAGCGCGCCGCGACGAGGATGGCTACTACTGGATCATCGGCCGTGTTGACGATGTTATCAAAGTCTCAGGATACCGACTCGGTACGGCAGAGATAGAAAGTGCGCTCGTCAGTCACCACGCTGTAGCCGAAGCCGCTGCTATTGGATTGCCGCATGAAGTGAAAGGGAATGCGATTCACGCGTACGTCTTGCTTAAAGCGGGACAAGCGAAAGCCGACACGTTGGTCGAAGATCTGCGCCAGCACGTTTCCAAAGAACTCGGCCCCATTGCCAAACCCGAACACATCGAAATCGTTGATTCGCTGCCCAAAACACGCAGCGGCAAAATCATGCGCCGGGTGTTGAAGGCAAGAGCGTTGGGGCAGGATCCGGGAAATATTACGACGTTGGAGGAATGA
- a CDS encoding T9SS type A sorting domain-containing protein has translation MERFFRDVILIGIIFCSTRLYSQWAQTNGPYGGAVYALTTSGETILAGSSAGVFLTTNNGADWVKAAGMANSRVYTFAASGGNIFAGTGDGVYVSSDNGRDWTWTGGPPFTVVYTLAALGSNLFAGTGGGGVFLSTDNGTSWTSVNTGLTNTHVRALAVLGTILFAGTAGGGVFRSTNSGMAWIQANNGLTNDYIYSLAVSGSSLFAGSGGIFRSNDSGATWTQLSTIGGGCLLASGSSLLAGSANGLWSSNDSGGTWIRIGFQNSSVLSLVKSGEHLFVGTGTKGIFLSTSGGRDWVRASSGLTNPFVGSLAVSGTNLFAGTYTGGVFLSTNTGSSWNPVNSGLSNLFINDLAVSGSNIYAATGAGPFPGGVYLSTNNGTSWNPLDSGLTNRFVNALAIYGTNLLAGTIGGIFLSTNNGTTWGFLSTGPDSVLSLAVAGQNIVAGSLGGVFLSTNGGASWRQTIWNVYDVSLAASGTTVFAGTEWGTFRSTNAGETFYLSNTGLENLTVQAFALSGPHVYAGTSSGNVFLSTNNGTSWTFAVGLAPVNAFAIFGASLFAGTTDGIFFSPSMGSLWIEANGGLASVSVSKLSVSGATLLAGTEENGIFSTTDNGVTWENASIGLTDSRVRDLVVLGSDIFAATLAGVCRSTNQGATWSPVGPAFWSTINCLSVNDSLLYAGTQGGGVLVSSNFGADWTPINSGLANLYVNSLANSGSRLFAGTAGGGVFLSTDAGMNWTQVNTGLSTLVISRLAVKGTSVFASGSLLLFRSTNNGASWAQIGFGPEFHATCFAIEDTNLFMGSLNGVLLSTNDGANWTQVNTGLPNDIYIASVAVQVSTLFAASRLSVVWKRPISEMITSLGVMSNTELIHFGLEQAYPNPFNSTTTFQFRIPFKSPVSIKVFDVLGREVSTIVSEELPSGTYVRQWDAGKIATGVYFCTLKAGSFVTTIRVVLLK, from the coding sequence ATGGAGAGGTTTTTTCGAGATGTTATCCTGATAGGTATCATTTTCTGCTCGACAAGACTCTATTCCCAGTGGGCACAGACCAACGGACCCTATGGAGGTGCTGTATATGCCCTGACGACTTCTGGGGAGACAATTCTCGCTGGATCAAGTGCTGGCGTGTTTCTCACGACCAACAACGGCGCGGATTGGGTGAAAGCCGCTGGTATGGCTAATTCGAGGGTATACACTTTTGCCGCATCTGGTGGGAACATTTTTGCAGGTACGGGCGATGGGGTCTATGTTTCAAGCGACAACGGCAGAGATTGGACTTGGACTGGTGGGCCGCCTTTTACGGTGGTTTATACGCTCGCTGCATTGGGTTCCAACCTTTTTGCGGGAACTGGGGGTGGAGGTGTTTTTCTCTCGACCGACAACGGTACAAGTTGGACAAGCGTAAACACGGGGTTGACGAACACCCATGTCAGAGCCTTGGCAGTTTTGGGGACGATCTTGTTTGCGGGAACCGCGGGTGGAGGTGTCTTTCGTTCGACCAATAGCGGTATGGCCTGGATCCAGGCAAATAACGGCCTAACGAATGACTATATTTATTCCTTAGCAGTTTCAGGAAGCAGCTTGTTTGCGGGCTCAGGTGGTATTTTTCGATCAAATGATAGCGGTGCGACATGGACACAGTTGTCTACGATCGGGGGGGGGTGTCTCCTTGCCTCCGGTTCTAGTCTCCTCGCAGGGTCAGCCAACGGATTGTGGTCTTCGAATGATAGTGGGGGAACCTGGATCCGAATTGGCTTTCAAAACTCTTCGGTTCTCTCCCTCGTTAAATCCGGCGAGCATTTATTCGTCGGGACTGGTACTAAAGGAATATTCCTGTCGACGAGTGGAGGGAGAGACTGGGTTCGAGCCAGTTCAGGGTTGACAAATCCTTTTGTTGGCTCCTTAGCGGTTTCTGGAACAAATCTCTTCGCAGGCACCTATACTGGAGGAGTTTTTTTATCCACAAACACTGGTTCAAGTTGGAATCCCGTTAACAGTGGGCTTTCAAACTTATTCATTAACGATCTTGCCGTTTCCGGATCCAATATCTATGCCGCCACAGGGGCGGGGCCTTTTCCCGGGGGAGTGTATCTTTCCACCAACAACGGAACGAGTTGGAATCCCCTTGACAGTGGATTGACCAATCGATTTGTCAATGCCCTGGCCATTTATGGCACGAACTTATTAGCTGGAACAATTGGTGGTATTTTTCTTTCCACCAACAACGGAACGACTTGGGGATTTCTTAGTACTGGCCCAGATAGCGTGCTATCGCTCGCCGTCGCTGGACAGAACATTGTTGCTGGCAGTCTCGGAGGCGTTTTTCTATCAACGAATGGGGGAGCAAGCTGGAGGCAGACAATATGGAATGTTTATGATGTTTCCCTTGCCGCTTCCGGCACAACCGTCTTTGCCGGAACAGAGTGGGGCACCTTCCGTTCGACGAATGCTGGCGAGACCTTTTACCTAAGTAACACAGGGCTGGAGAACCTTACAGTCCAAGCTTTCGCTCTTTCCGGGCCCCATGTCTATGCAGGGACCTCATCCGGGAATGTATTCCTCTCGACGAACAACGGCACGAGTTGGACTTTTGCTGTCGGGCTTGCGCCTGTAAATGCTTTTGCAATTTTTGGCGCGAGTCTCTTTGCGGGCACAACTGACGGTATATTTTTCTCCCCTAGCATGGGTTCACTCTGGATTGAAGCAAACGGTGGTCTGGCAAGCGTATCAGTTAGCAAACTAAGTGTTTCTGGCGCGACTCTTTTGGCAGGGACCGAGGAGAATGGCATTTTTTCTACCACAGACAATGGCGTAACCTGGGAAAACGCCAGCATTGGATTGACAGATTCACGCGTTCGAGATTTAGTTGTTCTTGGGTCGGATATCTTTGCAGCAACACTCGCTGGTGTTTGTCGGTCAACAAATCAAGGTGCGACCTGGAGTCCTGTCGGCCCTGCCTTCTGGAGTACAATCAATTGTCTATCTGTTAATGACAGTCTTCTGTATGCGGGGACTCAAGGAGGGGGGGTCTTGGTATCAAGCAACTTTGGGGCAGACTGGACTCCGATCAATTCAGGTTTAGCGAACCTTTATGTGAATTCACTCGCAAATTCAGGGTCAAGGCTTTTTGCGGGGACGGCGGGTGGTGGAGTTTTCCTCTCAACCGACGCAGGAATGAACTGGACACAGGTCAATACGGGTTTGAGCACTCTAGTCATTTCACGTCTAGCTGTTAAAGGCACAAGCGTTTTTGCCTCGGGGTCCTTACTTCTATTTCGTTCAACTAACAACGGAGCCAGCTGGGCTCAAATAGGTTTTGGACCGGAATTCCATGCTACATGTTTTGCTATAGAAGATACTAATCTATTCATGGGGTCATTAAACGGTGTTCTACTCTCTACAAACGATGGCGCCAACTGGACTCAGGTTAACACAGGTTTGCCAAACGATATTTACATTGCCAGTGTTGCAGTTCAGGTAAGCACACTTTTTGCAGCAAGTCGTCTATCAGTTGTGTGGAAACGACCAATATCAGAAATGATCACATCACTGGGAGTGATGTCCAATACTGAGTTGATCCATTTTGGCCTGGAGCAGGCCTACCCGAACCCCTTCAATTCAACAACTACTTTTCAGTTTCGTATTCCATTCAAGTCTCCTGTATCAATAAAAGTGTTCGACGTATTGGGAAGGGAAGTATCGACAATTGTATCAGAGGAGCTACCCTCTGGTACATATGTAAGACAATGGGATGCTGGAAAGATAGCGACCGGTGTGTATTTCTGCACTCTAAAAGCAGGGTCTTTTGTAACAACTATTAGAGTCGTGCTGCTGAAATAA
- a CDS encoding nuclear transport factor 2 family protein, translating into MSPSQLIKIWIDRFNAADVNGLMELYAKDAVNHQVVTQPLKGKAEIRKLFETDFARAKMVCIPVQIHEAGDWAILEWRDPLGLQGCGFFEIENNLIVFQRGYFDQLTFFKIQGIPIPNDYLDVPKS; encoded by the coding sequence ATGTCCCCATCCCAACTCATCAAAATCTGGATTGACCGCTTCAACGCCGCCGACGTGAATGGCTTGATGGAATTATACGCCAAGGATGCCGTCAACCATCAGGTTGTTACGCAGCCATTGAAAGGCAAAGCCGAAATCAGGAAGTTGTTTGAAACGGACTTTGCCCGCGCAAAGATGGTCTGCATTCCGGTGCAGATACATGAGGCGGGCGATTGGGCAATTCTCGAATGGCGTGACCCGCTGGGCTTGCAGGGATGCGGTTTCTTTGAGATCGAGAATAATCTGATCGTGTTTCAACGAGGATACTTCGATCAGCTGACGTTCTTCAAAATACAAGGCATCCCGATTCCTAACGACTATCTTGATGTACCAAAGTCGTGA
- a CDS encoding DinB family protein: protein MSPQLQTLVAEIDACSGQAKSLLGSSNKSHLTKRPANGGWSAVECVKHLTLTTDLYLNLLPPLIQQAKEQGKIGDGPYKMDWKGRLLKWILEPPYRTKVKTIQSLEVVTTESPKEVLAEFLAAQSRLRETYESANGVALDKVVMRSPFNERMKYNLYSCFCVIPAHQRRHLWQGEQACLRVQ from the coding sequence ATGTCACCACAGCTTCAAACTTTGGTTGCAGAGATAGATGCTTGCTCCGGGCAGGCCAAATCACTTCTCGGCAGCAGCAATAAATCCCATCTAACAAAACGTCCGGCGAACGGCGGTTGGTCGGCTGTTGAATGTGTAAAGCATCTTACACTGACCACAGATCTCTATCTCAACCTTCTTCCTCCGCTTATTCAACAAGCAAAAGAACAAGGCAAAATCGGCGACGGTCCCTACAAAATGGATTGGAAGGGGAGACTGTTGAAATGGATTTTAGAACCTCCGTATCGAACAAAGGTCAAGACAATACAATCACTTGAAGTAGTTACAACTGAATCACCGAAGGAAGTTCTTGCTGAATTTCTTGCTGCACAATCTCGTCTAAGGGAAACCTACGAGTCGGCAAACGGAGTCGCTCTCGACAAAGTGGTAATGCGTTCGCCGTTCAATGAACGGATGAAGTACAATTTGTATTCATGCTTCTGTGTGATTCCGGCACACCAACGAAGGCATTTGTGGCAAGGGGAACAGGCTTGTCTGCGGGTGCAGTAG